One Aliiroseovarius sediminilitoris DNA window includes the following coding sequences:
- a CDS encoding class II histone deacetylase yields MAKTGFFWDEKCFWHSGGNYAGNLPVGGLVQPLAAGGLPENPETKRRLKNLMDVTGLTAALHAQSAPEATREMLARVHPTLFLDKFKRVSDAGGGELGLRTPFGQGGYEIACLSAGLSVAALEAVLRGEVDNAYALSRPPGHHCLPEFPNGFCLLANLAVAIRSARANGLARRFVVLDWDVHHGNGTEAIFIEDPEVLTISIHQERNYPTDTGDADMRGEGDGLGANMNIPLPPGAGHATYLEAMERLVIPAIRAHEPEVIVIACGYDAALIDPLSCMLATADTFRQMTRMVMDLANDLCNGRLMMAHEGGYSEVYVPFCGHAVLEEMSGAKIHAPDPLAETFAARQPNTHMLGVYSDLIAGLQDFFDVK; encoded by the coding sequence ATGGCGAAAACCGGCTTTTTCTGGGACGAGAAATGCTTTTGGCATTCTGGCGGCAACTATGCGGGCAATCTGCCCGTGGGCGGGCTGGTGCAGCCCCTTGCGGCAGGTGGACTGCCCGAAAACCCCGAAACCAAACGACGCTTGAAGAACCTGATGGATGTAACCGGCCTGACCGCTGCGCTTCACGCCCAATCAGCACCCGAAGCTACGCGCGAGATGTTGGCGCGGGTCCATCCGACCTTGTTTCTGGACAAGTTCAAGCGGGTGTCTGATGCGGGCGGCGGCGAACTTGGCCTGCGCACACCGTTCGGGCAGGGTGGCTATGAAATCGCGTGCCTGTCCGCAGGATTGTCCGTTGCGGCGCTTGAGGCCGTTCTGCGGGGTGAAGTGGACAACGCTTATGCTCTGTCGCGCCCGCCAGGGCATCATTGCCTGCCGGAGTTTCCAAACGGTTTCTGCCTGCTTGCCAACCTTGCTGTTGCGATCCGCAGCGCGCGGGCCAACGGGTTGGCCAGACGTTTCGTGGTGCTGGATTGGGACGTGCATCACGGCAACGGGACCGAAGCGATCTTTATCGAAGACCCCGAAGTCCTGACCATCTCGATCCATCAGGAACGCAACTATCCGACTGACACGGGCGATGCTGATATGCGCGGTGAGGGGGATGGGCTGGGCGCGAACATGAACATTCCACTGCCGCCGGGGGCAGGGCACGCCACTTATCTTGAAGCGATGGAGCGGCTGGTGATACCTGCCATCCGTGCCCATGAACCGGAGGTAATTGTGATCGCGTGTGGCTATGACGCAGCGCTGATTGATCCGCTGTCCTGCATGCTTGCGACGGCGGACACGTTCCGTCAAATGACCCGCATGGTCATGGATTTGGCAAATGATCTGTGTAATGGACGCCTGATGATGGCGCATGAGGGCGGATATTCCGAGGTCTACGTGCCCTTCTGCGGTCACGCGGTGCTTGAAGAAATGTCCGGCGCGAAGATCCACGCCCCCGATCCGCTGGCAGAAACATTCGCTGCCCGCCAGCCCAACACGCATATGCTGGGCGTGTATTCCGATCTGATTGCCGGGTTACAAGATTTTTTCGATGTTAAGTGA
- a CDS encoding DUF167 domain-containing protein, with protein MKKGDLSYLAKPGALLSVRVTPKAARNQVEERDGQIRVSVTTVPEDGKATKAVIKLLAQVLGIATSRLVLIQGARSRDKVFRID; from the coding sequence ATGAAGAAAGGCGACCTGTCATATCTGGCCAAACCGGGCGCGCTGCTGTCGGTGCGTGTCACACCCAAGGCCGCGCGCAATCAAGTTGAAGAACGGGACGGTCAGATTCGCGTCTCGGTCACAACCGTCCCAGAGGACGGCAAGGCGACGAAAGCCGTCATCAAGCTGTTGGCACAGGTGCTGGGGATCGCGACATCGCGCCTTGTTCTGATCCAAGGCGCGAGATCCCGGGACAAAGTGTTTCGGATTGATTAA
- a CDS encoding DUF805 domain-containing protein has translation MSFMESIRACFSKYVTFSGRAQRSEFWFFALFVFAGQIILGIFDSFLFGTVTTMEGGFEAQTSTPILSGLFGLATLLPMISVAVRRLHDTDRSGWWYWLALVPLIGIIILIVWYASKGTNGANKYGPDPLGGGGYDDPNEGSYAASSIPRVGDQG, from the coding sequence ATGAGCTTTATGGAATCAATTCGGGCGTGTTTTTCGAAATACGTTACATTCAGCGGGCGCGCCCAAAGGTCAGAGTTCTGGTTCTTCGCGCTTTTTGTTTTTGCCGGGCAGATCATTCTTGGCATTTTTGACAGCTTCCTGTTCGGAACCGTGACAACCATGGAAGGCGGATTCGAAGCGCAAACCTCCACCCCGATATTGTCCGGGCTGTTTGGCTTGGCGACCTTGCTGCCCATGATCTCGGTGGCGGTGCGCAGGCTGCATGACACAGATCGCAGCGGCTGGTGGTATTGGCTGGCCCTGGTCCCGCTGATCGGTATCATCATCCTTATCGTCTGGTATGCCAGCAAGGGCACGAATGGCGCCAACAAATATGGCCCCGATCCGTTGGGTGGGGGTGGCTATGATGACCCAAACGAGGGATCTTATGCCGCGTCGTCCATTCCGCGTGTGGGTGATCAGGGTTAA
- the plsY gene encoding glycerol-3-phosphate 1-O-acyltransferase PlsY, producing the protein MPELLTQLPVLVAVAAVGYLLGSIPFGIVMARLFGLGDLRQIGSGNIGATNVLRTGNKPAALLTLLGDAGKGAAAVLIARALFADDAAQIAGFAAFLGHCFPIFLGFNGGKGVATWLGTMLALAWPVGLTACITWLVVALLFRVSSLAALAAAALSPIWAMLLGFPSYVVLSIALALLIFLRHRANIERLIAGDEPRIGGKK; encoded by the coding sequence GTGCTCGTGGCAGTCGCGGCCGTGGGCTATCTTCTCGGCTCGATCCCTTTCGGCATCGTCATGGCGCGTCTGTTTGGACTGGGCGATCTGCGTCAAATCGGATCAGGCAACATCGGCGCAACCAACGTGCTGCGCACCGGGAATAAGCCTGCTGCCTTGCTTACCTTGCTGGGTGATGCTGGAAAAGGGGCGGCGGCGGTGTTGATTGCACGGGCGCTGTTTGCGGATGACGCTGCCCAAATCGCCGGGTTCGCGGCCTTTCTGGGCCATTGTTTCCCCATATTTCTGGGTTTCAACGGTGGCAAGGGGGTTGCCACTTGGCTTGGTACGATGTTGGCGCTGGCCTGGCCGGTCGGGCTGACCGCCTGTATCACTTGGCTTGTGGTCGCCCTGTTGTTCCGCGTCTCGTCGCTTGCCGCCTTGGCGGCGGCTGCCTTGTCGCCGATTTGGGCGATGTTGCTGGGCTTTCCGAGTTACGTGGTTCTGTCGATCGCGCTTGCGTTGTTGATTTTCCTGCGTCATCGCGCAAACATCGAACGACTGATCGCCGGGGACGAACCCCGTATCGGCGGCAAGAAGTAA